A single window of Flavobacteriales bacterium DNA harbors:
- a CDS encoding response regulator, which translates to MKKRILLIEDNPDVRENTAEILELADYAVETAENGKVGLEKARMIKPDLIVCDIMMPELDGFGVLYMLGKDVDTAGIPFIFLTAKTEKVDFRKGMTMGADDYITKPFEEMELLNAIETRLLKSEKFKKAFAGTSDSLNEFLDDARSLEDLKNLSDDRKTRSFKKKEILYHEGDFPNALYFIKSGKVKTFKMNQDGKEYITGLYKEGDFIGYMGLLEENTYKDTATALEPVEAITIPKQDFLSLLYNNREVAGKFIRMLSSNIMEKEEQLLSLAYNTVRKRVAEALMFLQKKYMQENQAAFQMAISRDDLASIVGTATESVIRTLSDFKEEGLIEIQGRDIKIVNANKLEHLRF; encoded by the coding sequence ATGAAGAAAAGAATACTACTGATTGAAGACAACCCCGATGTACGGGAGAACACCGCGGAAATCCTTGAACTGGCAGACTACGCAGTGGAAACGGCAGAGAATGGTAAGGTGGGATTGGAAAAAGCCAGGATGATCAAGCCCGACCTGATCGTTTGCGACATCATGATGCCCGAACTGGACGGATTCGGCGTGCTTTACATGCTGGGAAAAGATGTGGACACAGCAGGTATTCCCTTCATTTTCCTGACCGCAAAAACCGAAAAAGTGGATTTCCGGAAAGGTATGACCATGGGTGCGGATGATTATATCACCAAACCGTTTGAAGAAATGGAACTGCTGAACGCTATTGAAACACGCCTGCTGAAAAGCGAAAAATTCAAAAAAGCGTTCGCAGGCACAAGTGACAGCCTGAATGAATTCCTTGACGACGCCAGAAGTCTGGAAGACCTGAAAAACCTGTCGGACGACAGGAAGACCCGTTCCTTCAAAAAGAAAGAGATCCTCTACCACGAAGGCGATTTCCCCAATGCTTTGTACTTCATCAAATCCGGAAAGGTAAAAACCTTCAAGATGAACCAGGACGGAAAGGAGTACATCACCGGGCTTTACAAAGAAGGTGATTTCATCGGCTACATGGGATTGCTCGAAGAAAACACATACAAAGACACCGCCACAGCCCTTGAACCCGTGGAAGCCATTACCATCCCCAAACAGGATTTCCTCTCGCTGCTGTATAACAACCGCGAAGTGGCCGGCAAGTTCATCCGCATGTTGTCCTCCAACATCATGGAAAAGGAAGAGCAGCTGCTGAGCCTCGCATACAACACCGTCAGAAAACGGGTGGCCGAAGCCCTCATGTTCCTGCAGAAAAAATACATGCAGGAAAACCAGGCAGCATTCCAAATGGCCATCTCGCGAGATGACCTGGCCAGCATCGTGGGAACCGCTACCGAGTCGGTGATACGCACCCTTTCCGATTTTAAGGAAGAAGGCCTGATCGAGATCCAGGGACGCGACATCAAGATCGTAAACGCCAACAAACTTGAACACCTGCGCTTTTAA
- a CDS encoding universal stress protein has translation MKKILVPTDFSENAAHAAQYALALFQYEAVHIMLFHAYNLPHGISDTLISIDDILKQNAEDALATEISRLTKINRNPRAMFSSKAVPGEPSDAIVRDATKDSFDLIVMGTRGAGGIRGWLMGSNTVAVIERAPCSVLAIPGNVSFTKPTEIVVAVDRIASLRTSNLGMLKHIGATYQSHITLMHVATEEEDDDNELRLKAGNSIFSPPIQVSAETIRNPNFISGLEEYLQTKGPTRWLVMIPHRRSSLDRLVRKSQTKLWARHTSIPLLALKELR, from the coding sequence ATGAAGAAGATCCTCGTACCGACCGATTTTTCGGAGAACGCTGCGCACGCAGCACAGTATGCCCTGGCCTTGTTTCAATACGAAGCCGTGCACATCATGCTGTTCCATGCCTATAACCTTCCCCACGGCATTTCCGATACGCTGATCTCAATCGACGACATCCTCAAGCAAAACGCAGAGGATGCATTGGCGACAGAAATCAGCCGACTGACAAAGATCAACCGCAATCCCAGGGCCATGTTTTCTTCCAAGGCCGTACCCGGTGAACCGTCAGATGCCATTGTACGGGATGCAACCAAAGATTCCTTTGACCTGATTGTGATGGGTACGAGGGGGGCAGGAGGCATTCGGGGATGGTTGATGGGTAGCAACACCGTAGCCGTGATTGAACGCGCCCCCTGCTCCGTATTGGCCATCCCCGGAAATGTCTCCTTTACCAAGCCCACAGAGATTGTTGTAGCCGTAGACCGCATCGCGTCCCTGAGAACCAGTAACCTGGGGATGCTCAAACACATCGGCGCTACGTACCAGTCACACATCACCCTGATGCATGTGGCCACCGAAGAAGAAGATGATGACAATGAATTGAGGCTGAAAGCAGGGAATTCCATTTTCTCACCTCCCATCCAGGTATCCGCGGAAACAATCCGCAACCCGAACTTCATTTCCGGACTGGAAGAATACCTCCAAACCAAAGGCCCGACCCGGTGGCTGGTGATGATCCCCCATCGCCGCAGTTCCCTTGACCGGCTGGTGCGCAAAAGCCAGACGAAACTCTGGGCCAGACACACGTCAATTCCGCTGCTGGCACTGAAAGAGTTGAGGTAG
- a CDS encoding PAS domain S-box protein: MSTPHVYAKDIFQLMFETAAEGMLVADHQGTIRLCNPRISEMFGFANDELVGQKVELLIPRRYSTHHPTHRESFQQHPAKRPMGIGRKLYALRKDGSEFPVEISLNHLTSEGEAMTVALITDISERVQAEERVMLEKNRSQSYLDMAGTLFIVTQENHHLSLINKQACEAVGNTERDAIGKNWIANYVALNDRKKVADLFNELFRLPAGSRVESEFEIIGTGGHPRLVAWHHIVLQDSDTKGILSSGQDITERKAFQEKLQALNTELEERVTERTKEFEKSQHLYSIIARNFPNGTINVLDRNLAYIFVEGRELYKLGITSKNLIGKKITDRLPLETAEKIINELQGVFNGEPQVIEVQKKENHYILNAVPLPDEDGVISQILVVENNITAQKKAEQDMQEALRKERQLNELKSRFVSMASHEFRTPLSTILSSSGLIEKHLERSGQMNAIAEKVLPHFNRIRSSVNNLTGILNDFLSLDKLETGGVCIQTKRFAITELAEEVLESFGNLVKKNQHIQYTHTGEEEVELDPQMLRNIINNLISNAIKYSSEGSLIEFTTGVADEKLTVEVRDHGIGIPDEDKAHMFERFFRAKNAINIQGTGLGLNIVKRYTDLMEGTITFESESGKGTVFTISFPQLICHEEKNTTD, from the coding sequence ATGAGTACCCCTCACGTATATGCGAAGGACATCTTTCAGCTGATGTTCGAAACGGCCGCAGAAGGCATGCTGGTAGCTGATCACCAGGGAACCATCCGGCTCTGCAATCCCAGGATATCAGAAATGTTCGGTTTTGCCAATGACGAACTGGTCGGGCAAAAGGTAGAACTCCTGATTCCCCGCAGGTATTCCACACACCACCCCACACACCGTGAATCATTCCAGCAACACCCCGCCAAACGCCCCATGGGCATCGGCCGGAAATTATACGCCTTAAGAAAAGACGGATCTGAATTTCCGGTGGAGATCAGCCTCAACCACCTGACCAGTGAGGGCGAAGCGATGACCGTTGCCCTGATCACGGATATCTCGGAGCGGGTGCAGGCGGAAGAGCGCGTCATGCTGGAAAAAAACCGGTCTCAATCCTACCTGGACATGGCCGGCACCCTGTTCATCGTCACACAGGAGAATCACCACCTTTCCCTCATCAACAAGCAGGCCTGCGAAGCGGTAGGCAACACCGAACGGGATGCCATCGGGAAAAACTGGATCGCCAACTACGTAGCACTGAACGACAGGAAAAAAGTGGCAGACCTGTTCAACGAACTCTTTCGTTTGCCTGCAGGCTCACGCGTTGAAAGCGAGTTCGAGATCATAGGTACAGGCGGTCATCCAAGACTGGTGGCCTGGCACCACATCGTATTGCAGGATAGCGACACCAAAGGAATTCTCAGTTCCGGACAAGATATTACCGAACGGAAAGCGTTCCAGGAAAAATTGCAGGCACTGAATACCGAACTGGAAGAACGCGTTACCGAACGAACGAAAGAATTCGAAAAAAGTCAACACCTGTACAGCATCATCGCCCGGAACTTCCCCAACGGCACCATCAATGTGCTGGATCGCAATCTGGCCTATATTTTCGTGGAAGGCAGGGAGCTGTATAAACTGGGCATCACCAGCAAAAACCTGATCGGAAAAAAAATCACCGACCGCCTGCCATTGGAAACAGCCGAAAAGATCATCAACGAATTGCAAGGGGTTTTCAACGGCGAGCCCCAGGTGATCGAGGTGCAGAAAAAAGAAAACCACTACATCCTGAATGCCGTACCGCTACCGGATGAAGACGGCGTCATTTCCCAGATACTGGTGGTGGAGAACAACATCACCGCGCAGAAGAAAGCGGAGCAAGACATGCAGGAGGCGCTGCGCAAGGAGCGGCAACTGAACGAACTCAAATCACGCTTCGTGTCGATGGCCTCCCATGAATTCCGTACACCTCTTTCCACCATCCTCTCGTCATCAGGTCTCATTGAAAAACACCTGGAACGTTCGGGGCAGATGAATGCCATTGCAGAGAAAGTGCTACCCCACTTCAACCGGATCCGCTCGAGCGTGAACAACCTCACCGGCATCCTGAACGATTTTCTGTCGTTGGATAAACTGGAAACCGGTGGGGTATGCATACAAACCAAACGCTTTGCCATCACCGAACTGGCGGAAGAAGTCCTGGAAAGCTTCGGAAACCTGGTCAAGAAGAACCAACACATTCAGTACACACACACCGGGGAAGAAGAAGTGGAACTGGACCCACAGATGCTCCGGAACATCATCAACAACCTCATCTCAAATGCCATCAAATATTCGAGCGAAGGTAGCCTGATTGAGTTCACCACAGGCGTGGCCGACGAAAAACTCACCGTGGAAGTGCGCGACCATGGCATCGGTATACCCGACGAAGACAAGGCACATATGTTCGAACGATTCTTCCGTGCCAAGAATGCCATCAACATACAGGGAACCGGACTGGGCCTCAACATTGTCAAGCGATACACCGATTTGATGGAAGGAACCATTACCTTTGAAAGTGAAAGCGGGAAAGGCACCGTGTTCACCATCTCATTTCCTCAACTGATCTGCCATGAAGAAAAGAATACTACTGATTGA